A portion of the Adhaeribacter radiodurans genome contains these proteins:
- a CDS encoding MlaD family protein, producing the protein MKFAKEIKVGLLAVVAIVMLYFGYTFLRGTDFFSSNTTYYVEYDSVDGLNISAPIVLNGVKIGTVKDMFILKDKNNKIRVTLAVEDDITVGDSTIASLSNSDLLGGKAITFFLRPNTKTYTGGETLTPFIEKSITDMLTAKAMPVLGTVDSTLIKLNSFFNEDAKRSIQATILNTQATTEAVKNLMLANQRNINQITTNMADLTSSLKNTEKKFSNLASNLSQITDTLKNTPINSTVRQLNATVTEAQTMIKKFNQDSGTLGKIMNDDSLYRNMNASTESLNALLQDLKANPKRYVHFSLIGGGTKIKQADNVRSADKVQNATTVENTQTVGEVGKK; encoded by the coding sequence GTGAAATTTGCAAAAGAAATAAAAGTAGGCTTATTGGCCGTGGTTGCCATTGTAATGCTGTATTTCGGGTACACCTTTCTTCGGGGAACCGATTTTTTCTCATCTAATACTACTTACTACGTTGAATACGACAGCGTTGACGGTTTAAATATTTCGGCTCCTATTGTATTAAACGGGGTGAAAATAGGTACCGTAAAGGATATGTTTATTCTGAAAGATAAGAATAATAAAATCCGGGTAACTCTGGCCGTGGAGGATGATATAACCGTAGGCGATTCTACTATTGCCAGTTTATCGAACAGCGATTTGCTTGGGGGGAAAGCCATTACCTTTTTCTTGCGGCCAAATACTAAAACGTATACCGGTGGCGAAACCCTGACACCTTTCATTGAAAAAAGTATTACTGATATGCTTACCGCCAAGGCTATGCCGGTGCTAGGTACCGTTGACTCTACTTTAATTAAATTAAATTCTTTTTTTAACGAAGATGCCAAGCGTAGTATTCAGGCTACAATTTTAAATACTCAGGCCACTACCGAAGCCGTTAAAAATTTAATGTTGGCTAATCAGCGTAACATTAACCAGATTACCACTAACATGGCCGATCTAACCTCATCATTAAAAAATACAGAAAAGAAATTTAGTAATTTAGCCAGTAACCTGAGCCAAATTACCGACACTTTAAAAAATACTCCTATTAACAGTACAGTGCGGCAGTTAAATGCTACCGTAACTGAAGCTCAGACCATGATTAAGAAGTTTAACCAGGATAGCGGTACCTTAGGTAAAATAATGAACGACGACTCGTTGTACCGCAACATGAATGCTTCTACCGAAAGCTTAAATGCTTTGCTACAGGACTTAAAGGCTAACCCGAAACGTTACGTGCATTTCTCGCTGATTGGCGGCGGTACCAAAATAAAACAAGCGGATAATGTAAGATCGGCGGATAAAGTGCAGAATGCTACTACCGTAGAAAATACGCAAACAGTTGGCGAAGTAGGGAAAAAATAA
- a CDS encoding acyl-CoA carboxylase subunit beta: MEPDINFNKNDDLLKQQVYQLTNRLKKVYLGGGANRLQAQRDKGKLTARERIQYLLDEGAEFLEIGALAGEDMYPEHGGCPSAGVVVVMGYVKGRQCVVVANDASVKAGAWFPITAKKNLRAQEIAIENKLPIIYLVDSAGVYLPMQDEIFPDKEHFGRIFRNNAVMSAMGIIQISAIMGSCVAGGAYLPIMSDEAMIVDQTGSIFLAGSYLVKAAIGESVDNETLGGATTHSEISGVTDYKFQTDQECLDAIRNILDKIGDNPKAGFNRVTPAPPKLNPAEIYGLLPVDRVKPYDMLEIIRRLVDNSDFESYKELYGQTLICGLARIDGWAIGIVANQRKIVKSKKGEMQMGGVIYSDSADKAARFIMNCNQKKIPLIFLQDVSGFMVGSKAEHGGIIKDGAKMVNAMANSVVPKFTFIIGNSYGAGNYAMCGKAYDPRLIFAWPTAQIAVMSGAAAANTLLQIQMASLKSKGETITPAAEKELLEKITSSYNEQLSPYYAAARLWVDGIIDPLETRQVISLGIAAANQAPIEKPFNVGIIQT; this comes from the coding sequence ATGGAGCCTGATATTAACTTTAACAAAAACGATGACCTTTTAAAACAGCAGGTTTATCAGCTTACAAACCGGCTGAAGAAAGTTTACCTGGGCGGAGGAGCTAACCGCCTGCAAGCGCAGCGCGATAAAGGTAAATTAACCGCCCGGGAGCGAATACAGTACTTATTAGATGAGGGAGCCGAATTTTTAGAAATTGGAGCTTTGGCTGGAGAAGACATGTACCCGGAACATGGCGGCTGCCCCAGTGCCGGCGTGGTAGTAGTAATGGGTTACGTAAAAGGTAGGCAGTGCGTAGTAGTAGCCAACGATGCCAGCGTGAAAGCCGGAGCCTGGTTCCCAATAACTGCCAAAAAGAATCTGAGGGCTCAGGAAATTGCCATAGAAAACAAGCTTCCTATTATTTATTTAGTAGACAGCGCCGGCGTTTACTTGCCTATGCAGGACGAAATTTTCCCGGATAAAGAACATTTTGGCCGCATTTTCCGGAACAACGCCGTAATGTCGGCAATGGGCATTATTCAGATTTCGGCAATTATGGGAAGTTGCGTAGCGGGCGGAGCTTATTTACCTATAATGTCGGACGAGGCCATGATTGTGGACCAGACGGGTTCAATTTTTTTGGCGGGTTCTTATTTAGTAAAAGCGGCTATTGGTGAATCGGTAGATAACGAAACTTTAGGCGGTGCCACCACGCACAGCGAAATTTCCGGCGTAACCGATTATAAATTTCAAACGGATCAGGAATGTCTCGATGCAATCCGGAACATTTTAGATAAAATTGGCGATAATCCTAAAGCTGGGTTCAACCGCGTTACACCTGCGCCTCCAAAACTAAACCCAGCCGAAATTTACGGTTTGCTGCCGGTTGATCGCGTGAAGCCTTATGATATGCTGGAAATAATCCGGCGTTTAGTAGATAACTCCGATTTTGAATCTTACAAAGAATTATACGGCCAAACTTTAATCTGCGGCCTGGCCCGGATAGATGGTTGGGCCATAGGCATTGTGGCCAATCAGCGGAAAATTGTAAAGTCTAAAAAAGGCGAAATGCAGATGGGTGGCGTTATTTATTCCGATTCGGCTGATAAAGCTGCGCGTTTTATCATGAATTGTAACCAGAAAAAAATACCGCTGATTTTTCTACAGGATGTTTCCGGGTTTATGGTGGGTAGTAAAGCCGAGCACGGCGGTATTATTAAAGATGGCGCTAAAATGGTGAATGCCATGGCTAATTCGGTGGTGCCAAAATTTACATTTATTATTGGTAATTCTTACGGAGCGGGCAATTACGCCATGTGCGGCAAGGCTTACGACCCGCGTTTAATTTTTGCCTGGCCTACTGCCCAAATAGCTGTGATGAGCGGAGCCGCGGCAGCTAATACCTTATTACAAATTCAGATGGCTTCTTTAAAAAGCAAAGGAGAAACTATTACTCCTGCAGCCGAGAAAGAATTACTGGAGAAAATTACTTCCAGTTATAACGAACAGCTTTCTCCGTACTACGCGGCAGCCCGCTTGTGGGTAGATGGCATTATTGATCCTTTGGAAACCCGGCAGGTAATTTCGCTGGGCATTGCGGCAGCTAACCAGGCACCTATTGAAAAGCCGTTTAACGTGGGAATTATTCAAACCTAA
- a CDS encoding transglutaminase-like domain-containing protein produces MTNQEIKALISLLDDEDLEIAEHVEEKIVSLGEPVIPFLEEHWEESINPEVQKKIEDLIHKLQYELLYSRLANWKKNGAESLIEGMWLVNTYQYPDADLANINKTLDQIYYEAWLHIKPDMHPYDQIKALNHVLFRLYKFSANTKNFHSPANSMLHLALETQRGNPLTLCVIYLTIAQKLGLPVYGVNLPNLFILTYKNKKDGYQFYINVYNRGLILSKTDIDSYILQLNLHPVDIFYEPCSNLDIVKRALRNLAVSFEKLNEPEKATEVNKLLDSIVDDGGITIRKQPDEEEDEENSDNEEEDDSV; encoded by the coding sequence GTGACAAATCAAGAAATAAAAGCATTAATATCTTTACTCGACGATGAGGACCTGGAAATAGCGGAACACGTAGAAGAAAAAATTGTGTCGTTGGGTGAGCCGGTAATTCCTTTTCTGGAAGAGCATTGGGAAGAAAGTATTAACCCTGAGGTGCAGAAAAAAATTGAAGATCTGATTCATAAATTACAATATGAATTGCTTTATAGCCGGTTGGCTAACTGGAAAAAGAACGGTGCCGAAAGTTTAATAGAGGGCATGTGGCTGGTTAATACCTACCAATATCCAGATGCGGATCTGGCCAATATTAATAAAACTTTAGATCAAATTTATTACGAAGCCTGGTTGCACATAAAACCAGATATGCATCCCTACGATCAGATTAAGGCGTTGAACCACGTATTATTTCGGTTGTATAAGTTTTCGGCCAATACTAAAAATTTTCATTCGCCGGCTAATTCTATGCTGCACCTGGCCCTGGAAACGCAACGCGGTAATCCTTTAACTTTGTGCGTTATTTATTTAACCATTGCGCAAAAACTAGGCTTACCGGTATACGGAGTAAATTTGCCAAACTTATTTATTCTAACTTATAAGAATAAAAAAGATGGTTACCAGTTTTACATTAATGTGTATAACCGGGGACTTATTTTATCGAAGACTGATATTGATTCGTATATTTTGCAGTTAAACCTGCACCCGGTAGATATTTTTTACGAACCTTGCTCTAACCTGGATATTGTAAAACGAGCCTTGCGGAATTTAGCTGTTTCGTTTGAGAAATTAAACGAACCCGAAAAAGCAACTGAAGTTAATAAATTACTCGACTCTATTGTCGACGATGGCGGAATTACCATTCGAAAGCAACCCGATGAGGAAGAAGACGAAGAAAACTCAGATAACGAAGAAGAGGACGATTCTGTTTAA
- the hemE gene encoding uroporphyrinogen decarboxylase, producing MELKNDLILRAATGEPTERTPVWLMRQAGRILPEYRAVRNSVSGFKELVETPELASEVTIQPVDILGVDAAIIFSDILVVPEAMGCSYEMLEQRGPIFPKTIQTLDDVKQLRVDEAHYQLHYVYEAIRITKRALNGRVPLIGFAGAPWTILAYMVEGSGSKTFSKARKLLYTSPELAHTLLDKITTVTINYLQAQVEAGAAMLQIFDSWAGILPPTHYREFSTRYISRICEAIPTVPITVFAKGAFFALADFAQLNCHTIGLDWNSNIAEARATVGNSKTLQGNLDPCALYGSFDSIRQETIAMLQAFGPTRHIANLGHGVYPDTDPEKVKCFIDTVKEYSSKINTPVTIT from the coding sequence ATGGAGTTAAAGAACGATTTAATTTTACGGGCTGCCACCGGCGAGCCTACCGAGCGTACCCCTGTTTGGCTCATGCGGCAAGCGGGCCGGATTTTACCAGAATACCGGGCGGTTCGGAATAGCGTGAGCGGATTTAAAGAATTAGTGGAAACCCCCGAATTAGCTTCAGAAGTAACTATTCAACCGGTAGATATTCTGGGAGTAGACGCCGCTATTATTTTTTCAGATATTCTAGTAGTTCCCGAAGCCATGGGCTGTTCGTACGAAATGCTGGAGCAACGCGGCCCTATTTTTCCTAAAACCATCCAAACCTTAGATGATGTTAAGCAACTACGTGTAGACGAGGCTCATTACCAACTGCATTACGTGTACGAAGCCATCCGGATAACCAAACGAGCTTTGAATGGCCGGGTGCCTTTAATTGGTTTTGCCGGTGCCCCCTGGACTATTCTGGCTTATATGGTAGAAGGCAGTGGTTCTAAAACTTTTTCCAAAGCCCGCAAACTCCTGTACACTTCGCCGGAACTTGCGCATACTTTACTCGATAAAATTACCACCGTAACCATTAATTATTTGCAAGCCCAGGTAGAGGCCGGAGCCGCCATGCTGCAGATTTTTGACTCGTGGGCGGGTATTTTACCCCCGACGCACTATCGCGAATTTTCGACCCGTTACATTTCCCGTATTTGCGAAGCTATTCCAACAGTACCTATTACCGTTTTTGCGAAAGGTGCTTTTTTTGCTTTGGCGGATTTTGCCCAATTAAATTGCCATACCATTGGCTTGGATTGGAATAGTAACATTGCTGAAGCCCGCGCTACCGTTGGAAATAGTAAAACTTTGCAAGGCAATTTAGATCCCTGCGCTTTATACGGTTCCTTCGACAGTATTCGCCAGGAAACAATAGCCATGTTGCAAGCGTTTGGACCTACCCGGCACATTGCCAATCTGGGCCACGGCGTTTACCCGGATACCGATCCGGAAAAAGTAAAATGCTTTATAGATACCGTAAAAGAATATTCCAGTAAAATTAACACACCGGTAACTATTACTTAA
- a CDS encoding MarC family protein, with amino-acid sequence MEILLATFSALFSVVNPFGAMPVFLTLTQDDTPARRRQQALKACFYMIGILTVFFLAGQYILNFFGLRIHDLRIAGGIMILKAGADLLTTKSDAGRKVSKDAVEESISKPDISFTPLAMPMLSGPGAIAVSIGLFTQSLSYLDMSLIILAIILLAIPTYYILIFSPTLIKIMGKAGLEALSKIMGFIVLSLGVNFITSALIALFK; translated from the coding sequence ATGGAAATCTTACTGGCTACTTTTTCTGCTCTATTTTCGGTGGTAAACCCTTTTGGAGCAATGCCGGTTTTCCTGACGCTTACTCAAGACGATACTCCAGCCCGGCGGCGGCAACAAGCCCTGAAAGCTTGCTTTTACATGATAGGAATTTTAACGGTATTTTTTCTGGCTGGCCAGTACATTCTTAACTTTTTTGGTTTACGCATTCATGATTTGCGCATTGCCGGTGGTATTATGATTCTGAAAGCCGGTGCCGATTTATTAACCACTAAATCCGATGCGGGCCGTAAAGTTTCGAAAGATGCGGTAGAAGAAAGTATTAGCAAACCCGATATTTCCTTTACCCCATTAGCAATGCCGATGCTGTCGGGACCAGGAGCAATAGCAGTAAGTATTGGTTTATTTACCCAATCGCTTTCTTACCTGGATATGAGCCTGATTATTCTTGCCATTATTTTACTAGCCATTCCTACCTACTATATTTTAATATTTTCACCTACGCTGATAAAAATAATGGGCAAGGCCGGTTTAGAAGCTTTATCTAAAATTATGGGTTTTATTGTGCTGTCGCTCGGCGTAAACTTCATTACTTCGGCTCTTATTGCTTTGTTTAAATAA
- a CDS encoding 5-(carboxyamino)imidazole ribonucleotide synthase has product MQGETRLGILGGGQLGRMLLQAGIDLNIYTLVLDPDREAPCKSLCNEFHVGSFAEYDTVYTFGKKCDVVTIEIEHVNTAALLRLKQEGVRVFPEPEVIKVIQDKGSQKEFYQQHSIPTAEFRLLQDKTELAQQEAFLPAFQKLRTLGYDGRGVTRITSSADFTKGFEAPSVLEKLVDYEKELAVLVARNERGEVSCFPVVELVFHPVHNLVDYLFAPAAISAEIGQKAQEIAKQVIQAFNMTGLLAVEMFLTKGGQILVNEVAPRPHNSGHHTFKANLTSQFEQHLRAILNLPLGDTQEHSAAVMLNLLGEPGFSGEAKYEGLQQALAVPGVSIHLYGKKFTRPARKMGHVTITATTVAEATQKANNIKEVIKVKA; this is encoded by the coding sequence ATGCAAGGAGAAACCAGACTCGGTATTTTGGGCGGTGGCCAGTTAGGCCGCATGCTATTACAAGCCGGGATTGATTTAAATATTTATACGTTAGTATTAGACCCGGATCGGGAAGCACCCTGTAAATCGTTGTGTAATGAATTTCACGTGGGCAGTTTTGCTGAATATGATACCGTGTATACGTTCGGGAAAAAATGTGATGTTGTAACTATCGAAATTGAACACGTAAATACCGCTGCTTTGCTGCGTTTAAAGCAGGAAGGTGTTCGCGTATTCCCGGAACCGGAAGTAATTAAAGTTATTCAGGATAAAGGCTCCCAAAAAGAGTTTTACCAACAGCATTCTATCCCAACGGCTGAGTTTCGCTTATTGCAGGATAAAACCGAACTAGCGCAGCAAGAAGCATTTCTGCCGGCGTTTCAAAAATTACGCACCTTAGGTTACGATGGCCGGGGAGTAACCAGAATTACCAGTTCTGCCGATTTTACCAAAGGATTTGAAGCCCCTTCGGTACTGGAAAAATTAGTAGATTACGAAAAAGAACTGGCGGTGCTGGTAGCCCGTAATGAAAGAGGCGAAGTAAGCTGCTTTCCGGTAGTAGAGTTAGTGTTTCATCCGGTTCATAACCTGGTAGATTATTTGTTTGCTCCGGCTGCTATTTCCGCCGAAATTGGCCAAAAAGCTCAGGAAATTGCCAAGCAAGTAATTCAAGCCTTTAACATGACGGGTTTATTGGCCGTAGAAATGTTTTTGACCAAAGGCGGGCAAATTTTAGTAAATGAAGTAGCACCCCGGCCGCATAATAGCGGCCATCATACTTTTAAGGCCAACTTAACGTCGCAGTTTGAGCAGCATTTGCGGGCAATATTAAATTTGCCATTGGGTGATACCCAAGAACACAGTGCGGCAGTAATGCTGAATTTACTCGGCGAACCCGGATTTTCGGGCGAAGCAAAATACGAAGGTTTGCAGCAGGCGCTGGCTGTTCCGGGGGTAAGTATTCATTTATACGGTAAAAAATTTACCCGACCAGCCCGCAAGATGGGGCACGTAACTATTACCGCTACTACCGTAGCCGAGGCTACCCAAAAAGCGAACAATATTAAAGAAGTGATAAAAGTAAAAGCATGA
- the purE gene encoding 5-(carboxyamino)imidazole ribonucleotide mutase has translation MTEVSGTNHTTPLVGIIMGSQSDLKVMELAAEILEQMAVPFELTIVSAHRTPHRMVEYAENARKRGLRVIIAGAGGAAHLPGMVAALTTIPVIGVPIKSTNSIDGWDSMLSILQMPSGIPVATVALNGAQNAGLLAAQILGTYNAAIADRLEKHRNSLREKVMRSVQELRRGDRDDD, from the coding sequence ATGACCGAAGTATCCGGAACTAACCACACGACTCCCCTGGTAGGCATTATAATGGGAAGTCAGTCTGATTTAAAAGTTATGGAATTAGCCGCCGAAATATTAGAGCAAATGGCAGTGCCATTTGAACTAACCATTGTTTCGGCACACCGCACGCCGCACCGCATGGTAGAATATGCCGAGAATGCCCGTAAAAGGGGTTTACGCGTAATAATAGCCGGAGCCGGCGGAGCCGCACATTTGCCAGGTATGGTGGCGGCGTTAACTACCATTCCGGTAATTGGGGTACCCATTAAATCTACTAATTCTATCGATGGTTGGGATTCTATGTTATCTATCCTGCAAATGCCCAGCGGTATTCCGGTGGCTACAGTAGCTTTAAACGGAGCTCAAAATGCCGGTTTACTGGCCGCTCAAATTTTAGGAACGTATAATGCCGCCATTGCAGACCGTTTAGAGAAACACCGGAACTCGTTACGCGAAAAAGTAATGCGCTCCGTACAGGAACTCCGCCGCGGCGATCGCGACGATGATTAA
- a CDS encoding glycosyltransferase family 2 protein yields the protein MPQLDLILPCYNPSVGWKENIIHTIYLLKQSLPDTEIFIILVNDGSISGVKPGDLDLLKQTLPNFTFISYHQNQGKGYALRRGVQEAKHDLCIYTDVDFPYSIKSFIQLYNALISPENDIVVGVRDKYYYSSLTQNRTIISKFLQVLNQYFLNLPVTDTQCGLKGFNKKGRQVFLRTKINRYLFDLEFIFLAAQNPDVKLLPVLVQLQSGTIFQKMGWRILTMEVISLLKLTLAKAKYLIKK from the coding sequence ATGCCTCAACTTGATCTTATACTTCCTTGCTATAATCCTTCGGTTGGGTGGAAAGAAAATATAATCCATACTATTTATCTGCTAAAGCAATCTTTACCCGATACTGAAATATTTATTATTTTAGTAAATGATGGCTCTATTTCTGGAGTAAAACCAGGGGATTTGGATCTGCTAAAACAAACGCTGCCTAATTTCACCTTTATATCTTATCATCAAAATCAAGGCAAAGGTTATGCTTTACGAAGAGGGGTTCAAGAGGCTAAACATGATTTATGTATTTACACCGATGTTGATTTTCCTTACAGTATCAAAAGTTTTATTCAACTATATAATGCTCTGATTAGCCCGGAAAATGATATTGTAGTTGGTGTTCGTGATAAATATTATTACTCCAGTCTTACTCAAAACCGTACAATTATTTCGAAATTCCTTCAAGTACTAAATCAGTATTTTCTGAATTTACCCGTTACAGACACTCAATGCGGATTAAAAGGCTTTAATAAAAAAGGGCGGCAAGTATTTCTTCGGACAAAAATAAACCGGTATTTATTTGATTTAGAATTCATTTTCCTGGCAGCTCAAAATCCGGATGTTAAGCTACTGCCTGTACTGGTTCAACTGCAATCCGGAACAATTTTTCAGAAAATGGGCTGGAGAATTTTAACAATGGAGGTAATTAGTTTATTAAAATTAACCTTAGCAAAAGCAAAATACCTGATTAAAAAATAA